GGTGGCGGCGAGCAGTCCGAGATTTCGCTGGCCCATGCCCGCGAAATGCTGGCGGCCTGAGCGATTCGCGCATGAACACGACCACGCCCTACTCCACGCAACTCGTCCTGATCACCGGCATGTCCGGCTCGGGCAAGTCGGTCGCGCTGACGGCCCTCGAGGACGTCGGCTTCTACTGCGTCGACAACCTGCCGCCCGAGTTGCTGGAATCTTTCGTCGATCTGCAGCGCACCAATGGCACGCCCAAGATTGCGATCGCCATGGACGTGCGCAGCGCGGCGTCACTGCCAGGCCTGCCTCGCCGTCTGGAAAAGCTCAAGGCGCACACCAGAGGCACCGTGCAGCTCACAACCGTGTTTCTCGACGCCACCACCGACACGCTGGTGCGCCGCTTTTCCGAAACGCGCCGCCTGCACCCGCTTTCGCTCAAACAGGAGCGGGATCAGCACCGAGCGCTCACGGAAGCCATCGAACACGAACGCGAACTGCTGGGCGAGTTGCGCGAGCAGGCCCTGGTGCTCGACACCAGCCTGATCCGACCCACCCGCCTGCGCAGCCAGGTCAAGGAATTGATCGGTGCCGGACCATCACCGTTGACGCTGGTGTTCGAGTCCTTCGCGTTCAAGCGCGGCATTCCCATGGACGCGGACTACGTGTTCGACGTGCGCATGCTGCCCAACCCGCACTACGAGCCCGAGCTGAGACCCCTCACCGGCCTGGACGGGCCGGTGGCCAAGTTCCTCGCGGCGCAGCCCGACGTGCAGCAGATGGAACAGCAGATCACCGCGTTCCTGCGCCAGTGGCTGCCGCACATGCTGCGCGACCACCGCAGCTACGTCACGGTGGCCATCGGCTGCACCGGCGGGCAACACCGCTCGGTGTACCTGGTCGAGCAACTGTCCTATGCGTTCGCCACCGAGTGGTTCACGCGCGTGCGGCACCGCGAAAGCGACCAGTGGCCCGGCCCGGACAGCCGGATACACGCATAAGCGAACGGCCGGGCAGCGCGAAGCCGGTCTTGCCGACCCTCAGACGGTTTTGCTCAGCGCCTGCAGCAGCAACTTGACGGGCGCCGGCAGACCACGGGCCTCCAGATCAGCAGCCCCCACCCACTGTCCTGGCGGCAGGTGTTGCGCCCGCTCGGGGGAGACGTCCAACAACAAGGGGTGCAAACGCAACTCGCGGTGCGTGAGGCTGTGCGCCACGGCGTCGAGGGTCTCCAGCCGATCCTGCATGGCCGCGGGCACCGCGGCCCGCAGAGCCGCTTCATCCGCGTACACCGGCGGGCAGTACAACCCCGCCCAGATGCCGCTGGAAGGCCGGCGCTCAAGCCAGAAGCGCGGCGCCTGTGCACTCGCATCGCGCCCCAGCAAAAGCCACCAGTTCTCGAAACGGCGCACCAGGCGCCGTGACTTGACCGGGAAACGTTGCGTCTGCCCGATCGCGTGCGCCTGGCAGAGGGGTTGAACCGGACAACGGTCGCATAGGGGCTTGGAGCGCAGGCAAACGGTTGCGCCCAAGTCCATCAAGCCCTGGGTGTACGCGGTCATGTCATCGGGTTCAGGCGCCTGCGGCAGCAGTTCCTGCGCCAACGCCCAGAGTTCGCGCTGCGGGCCCTGCTGGGCAAGATCGCCCTCGAACGCCAGCAGACGCGACAACACGCGCCGCACGTTGCCATCCAGAATCGAAATGCGCTCGCCGTAGCAAAAGGCTGCGATCGCCGCGGCGGTCGATGCCCCGATGCCCGGCAAGGTCTGCAAGGCTTCGGCGGTGCGCGGAAAGACACCGCCGTGCTCGTCCACAACGACCTGCGCGCAACGGTGCAGGTTGCGCGCGCGGCTGTAGTAGCCCAGGCCACTCCAGAGCGCCATCACCTCGTCGGACGAGGCGCGGGCCAGGGCCTGTACATCTGGGCAGCGCGCGAGGAACCGAGGGTAGTACGACAGCACCGAGCTGACCTGGGTCTGCTGCAACATGACCTCGGACAACCACACCAGGTAGGGGTCGCGGGTGTTCTGCCAAGGCAAGCCGCTGCGCCCCGCGTGGCGTTGCCACCGAATGAGCAGGAGCGCGAATGGGTTCGGCTGCGCCACGTCAAGCGCGCACGCTTTCACAGCGGCGCGCGTCATGCCACCAGGGCTTCGTCGGCTTGGTCCTCTTCGGAAGAAGACTGCAGCAGGTGGTCTGTCAGTTCACCGAGTTTGGCATCCAACAGATTGAGCTGATCCTGCTGCGCCTGCAATTCGTGGATGCGCTCGTCAAGGCCACCGGCGGCCTGCTGAATCCGCGACACCGCCTCGATGCGCCGGCCAAAATTGCGCCGGCGTTCGCGCAACTGCGCATCCAGTTGTGCGGCGGCCGACTTGTTCCAGAGTTCCACTTCGTTCACGGCGGTGTCGTAGACGACACGCAGGCGGCTCATGAGCGCACGCGCCAGACGCTCGGCGAACTCGGGCTGGGCCAGGCGCAAGGCGTTGCCCAGGCTGAGGTACTGAAGGTGGCTCTTTTCGATCAGATCCAGGTCCCGGGCGTATTGCGCCAGCTTGGGCGATGCGGGCGCCTGCAATGAGAAGCCGTACTCCGCGTTCAGGTTCTTGAAACTGCCTTCGAGCATGGACTGGATGTCGCCGGCCATGCGATCGGCCTTGGCGAGGTCGCTGCGCAAACGCTCGAACGTCTGGTTGTAGGCACGGCGCACGCCCAGCTTGATGCCGGGTTGCTTCAACAGCTTGCCCAGCGCGCCCACCTCGGCCTTGAGGTGCGACGCACTGAGCATGGCAAACAGATCCTTGAGCAGGCGAAGATGCACCGAGCGCACGGCCTGGATCTTGGCACCGCTGGCATCGAATTCGGCCTGTTCCTGCTCGATGCGCAAGCGCATCTGCTTGATCACACCGGCGTTCTTGCCGCGCAGCCCTTCCAACTCCTGGATCTGCTCCACCAGGTCGCGCGCGCGTGTATGAACCTGTCGGCCGGTTTCCGCCCGCAAGGCCTGGATGCCGCTGGCCACCACGGCGCCCAGGATCTTGCGGCGCTGCCCCAGGAGGTCCTCGCCCAAGGCGGTTTCCAGTTCCAGCAGCTTGCTCGCTTCGAGCAATTTCTTGTCGCGATGCACCTTGGCCAGCAAGCCCTTTTGCGCCGACACCGCCAGCACCTGGCGCGGCGACACGCCAAGAATCTCGGCCGAGTCGGCGCGTTGCGACGCGATCTGCGCCTCCACCTGTTCGGGTGAACTCAGCGCGTCCCACATCGTGTCGATCTTGTTGAGCACGACCAGGCGCGACTCGCGCCCTTCGCCCAGCACGGAGAGATGCTGCCGCCAGATCGTCAGGTCGGACTTGGTCACGCCGGTGTCCGCCGCCAGGATGAACACAACCGCATGGGCTTGCGGCAGCAAGCTCACCGTCAACTCGGGCTCGGCTCCAATGGCGTTGAGGCCCGGCGTGTCAAGGATCACCAAGCCCTGTTTGAGCAAAGGGTGCGCCATGTTGACGAGCGCGTGGCGCCACTTCGGCACCTCGATCAAGCCGTCAGGGCCGGGCAAGGGATTGTCGTCGTGGGCCTCGTCGTGCCAGAAGCCCAGCGCAGCAGCCTCATCGCGAGAGACCCGGCGCACTTCGGCCACCTTGTGGATCATGCGCGCCAGCTGCTTGGGGTCGTTCACGTCCAGATCCACGCGCTCCCATTTGTCGGGTGCATTGCGCCAGTCCTGCAGCGACTGCGGCTGCAGGCGCGTTTCGATGGGCAAGAGACGCAGGCAAGGCGGCACATCGGGGTCGTACGCCAGTTCGGTCGGGCACATGGTGGTGCGGCCCGCACTGGCCGGCATGATGCGCCGGCCATAACCCGCAAAAAACACGGCGTTGATCAGTTCGGACTTGCCACGGGAGAACTCGGCCACGAAGGCCACCGTGATCTTGTCGTTCTTGACCTGGGCGTGAAGCTGGTCCAGCCGCTCGCGAATGCCGGGTTCCATCAGGTCGTGATCGGTCAGCCACTCGGACAACAGCTTCAGACGCAAGGCAAACTGCTTGCGCCACGCACCGTGCTGATCAAATTCCTGATTGAAACTCATGGGCTGATTTTTCGAGAATGGACCAATATAGCATCGGCAACGGCACGCAGACCCACCGGTGCCGGAGCCCGACAGCCGGCCCGTCGGGTGCGATCGCGCCGCGTCATTTCTTTTGGCACACCGGACAGAAGAAGGTGGACCGTTGCCCTTGCCGCATCGCACGAACAGGCGTCCCGCAGGCCCGGCAAGGCAGGCCTTCGCGGCCATAAACCATGGCATCGAGCTGAAAGTACCCGCTCTGCCCTTCGGCGCTTGAGAAGTCGCGCAACGTGCTGCCGCCCAGGGCCACGGCGCGTTGCAGCACCGACACGATGGCCTGGTGCAGCCGCGCCGCCCGGGGCTTGCTCAGGCGATCCGCGCGCAGCGCGGGGTGGATGCCTGCCATGAACAAGGCTTCGGACGCGTAGATGTTGCCCACGCCTACCACCACGTCCCCCATCAACAACACCTGCTTGACGGCCGCGCGCCTCAACTTCAGTGCGCGGTGAAAGTCCAATGGGTCGAAACCCGCTTCCAGCGGCTCCACCCCCAGCCCGCTCAGCAACTTGAGTGCGCGCGCGTCGTCCGGCGACGCCGCGTACACCACTGCGCCGAAGCGCCGGGGATCGTGCAGACGCAGCATCCCCTGGCTGGTGGAGAGCTCAAAGTGGTCGTGTACACCGCGCGGCGGCAGTTCCAGCGCAAACTGCAGACTGCCCGACATGCCCAGGTGCAACAGCAACAGCCCTTCGTCAAAATGCACCAGCAGGTACTTGCCGCGGCGCGCAACCGAACACACCCGCTTACCCATCAACAGGGCCGGGGCGCAACCCAACGGCCAACGCAGGGGTTTGCCCATGAAGACGGCCTGCACCTGCGCGCCAGAGATGCGATCGGCAAAGCTGCGCCGCGTGACTTCCACTTCGGGCAATTCGGGCATGTATGGGCTTCTTTCTGAAGATGGCCGGAACGCCCGCGCGATCTCACGATCACA
The sequence above is a segment of the Hydrogenophaga sp. BPS33 genome. Coding sequences within it:
- the rapZ gene encoding RNase adapter RapZ, whose translation is MNTTTPYSTQLVLITGMSGSGKSVALTALEDVGFYCVDNLPPELLESFVDLQRTNGTPKIAIAMDVRSAASLPGLPRRLEKLKAHTRGTVQLTTVFLDATTDTLVRRFSETRRLHPLSLKQERDQHRALTEAIEHERELLGELREQALVLDTSLIRPTRLRSQVKELIGAGPSPLTLVFESFAFKRGIPMDADYVFDVRMLPNPHYEPELRPLTGLDGPVAKFLAAQPDVQQMEQQITAFLRQWLPHMLRDHRSYVTVAIGCTGGQHRSVYLVEQLSYAFATEWFTRVRHRESDQWPGPDSRIHA
- the mutY gene encoding A/G-specific adenine glycosylase, translated to MTRAAVKACALDVAQPNPFALLLIRWQRHAGRSGLPWQNTRDPYLVWLSEVMLQQTQVSSVLSYYPRFLARCPDVQALARASSDEVMALWSGLGYYSRARNLHRCAQVVVDEHGGVFPRTAEALQTLPGIGASTAAAIAAFCYGERISILDGNVRRVLSRLLAFEGDLAQQGPQRELWALAQELLPQAPEPDDMTAYTQGLMDLGATVCLRSKPLCDRCPVQPLCQAHAIGQTQRFPVKSRRLVRRFENWWLLLGRDASAQAPRFWLERRPSSGIWAGLYCPPVYADEAALRAAVPAAMQDRLETLDAVAHSLTHRELRLHPLLLDVSPERAQHLPPGQWVGAADLEARGLPAPVKLLLQALSKTV
- a CDS encoding dynamin family protein gives rise to the protein MSFNQEFDQHGAWRKQFALRLKLLSEWLTDHDLMEPGIRERLDQLHAQVKNDKITVAFVAEFSRGKSELINAVFFAGYGRRIMPASAGRTTMCPTELAYDPDVPPCLRLLPIETRLQPQSLQDWRNAPDKWERVDLDVNDPKQLARMIHKVAEVRRVSRDEAAALGFWHDEAHDDNPLPGPDGLIEVPKWRHALVNMAHPLLKQGLVILDTPGLNAIGAEPELTVSLLPQAHAVVFILAADTGVTKSDLTIWRQHLSVLGEGRESRLVVLNKIDTMWDALSSPEQVEAQIASQRADSAEILGVSPRQVLAVSAQKGLLAKVHRDKKLLEASKLLELETALGEDLLGQRRKILGAVVASGIQALRAETGRQVHTRARDLVEQIQELEGLRGKNAGVIKQMRLRIEQEQAEFDASGAKIQAVRSVHLRLLKDLFAMLSASHLKAEVGALGKLLKQPGIKLGVRRAYNQTFERLRSDLAKADRMAGDIQSMLEGSFKNLNAEYGFSLQAPASPKLAQYARDLDLIEKSHLQYLSLGNALRLAQPEFAERLARALMSRLRVVYDTAVNEVELWNKSAAAQLDAQLRERRRNFGRRIEAVSRIQQAAGGLDERIHELQAQQDQLNLLDAKLGELTDHLLQSSSEEDQADEALVA
- the mutM gene encoding bifunctional DNA-formamidopyrimidine glycosylase/DNA-(apurinic or apyrimidinic site) lyase, giving the protein MPELPEVEVTRRSFADRISGAQVQAVFMGKPLRWPLGCAPALLMGKRVCSVARRGKYLLVHFDEGLLLLHLGMSGSLQFALELPPRGVHDHFELSTSQGMLRLHDPRRFGAVVYAASPDDARALKLLSGLGVEPLEAGFDPLDFHRALKLRRAAVKQVLLMGDVVVGVGNIYASEALFMAGIHPALRADRLSKPRAARLHQAIVSVLQRAVALGGSTLRDFSSAEGQSGYFQLDAMVYGREGLPCRACGTPVRAMRQGQRSTFFCPVCQKK